The DNA window GTATTGTTGTCTGTATTGGCATAGGAAAAGAGGGTTTGTGATACCCACTGGTCCGACAGGCGATAGGTCGCTTTCGCAAATGCGTTGAAGGTTTTGGCTTCGCTCTGCAATTCGTTATTGGTATAGGAATAGTTGAAGTCGAAGTTAAGATCATCCAGGCTTTTGGCTTTCAGCGGGCCGGGGTTGCCGAGGCCGATATAGGTGGAGTTCCGTTTGGTACGGAAGTATTCGAAATCCACGTCCAGTGTCAGCCTGTCATTGATCTTGTAAGTGAAGGCGGGAGCTATCACCTGGGTGTTGTTACGGCCATAGTCCTGGAAGGTACGTTGTACATCTACTGCGGCATTCACTCTGAGCAACATGCCTTTCTCTGCATTGAGCGGAGTATTGATATCTATGGTGGCACGGCTCAGGCCCCAGCTGCCGGTGGTGTAGCTGATGTTGCCACCGAAGTAGTCGAATGGTTTTTTGGTCACTCTGTTGACAAGACCTCCATAGGTTACCAGCGTAGAGCCGAACAGTGTAGCAGAAGGGCCTTTGATGACTTCAATGCTTTCAAGGTTAACGGGATCGCTCATAGATACCCAGTTGGTGGACATGCCGTTGCGGATGGCGCCGGCGGCATTGGAACCGCTGAAACCACGCATACGCATACCCAGACCTACACCGCCGGAACCTACGCCCAGGGTGACGTTGCTGATACCGGGCGCTGTGGCCAGGGCACTCCTGAAATCAACAGCCATCTGTTCCTGCAGCAGTTCTTTGGGCACTACCGTATATACCTGCGGGTTCTCCAGGTTTTTCAGGGGCATACGGGCTACATCATCACTTTGTTTTTTGGCAAATTTCGCTACAGCACCTACCACCACTACTTCCTGAAGTTTTTTGGTGTTTTCCTCCAGAACAACAGGAGCCATTATAACGTCTTCGCCTGTACGCAGTGTCACCTGTACCTGTTGAGGCTTTAAGCCGGCAAAGGACACTTCCAGCATATAGTCGCCGGCAGCCAGGTTGTCGAAGGCATAATGCCCTTCCGGATCTGTTACGGTGCCGCGATGCGTGCCTTTGAGTATTACAATAATATTTTCAGCCGGTTTGTTGTCACTTGATTTCACTATCCCGGAGATACTGCCTTTGGGCCTGATCTGTCCATAGGCGTCGGAAAAGAGATGGGTCAGTAATAATAAGCAGCTACATAATAAAAGGTTCAATCTGATCTTCATCTTATAACAGTTAGTAGTCAATGGAAGCATAGGTGATAGCAGCACGGCAGGAAATATTCCTTTATTGAAAAGAAATTTTTCCTTTTTGAGCGTGCTGTATCTGCCACCCGCAATAAGTTTGGTAAAAATTGTATGATGGTCGGCAAAGTTACAATGACTGCAAACGGAGGTATAACGCCAGCCGGAGTATTTACTGCCGCCATACGGAGTTGACCGGACCATGACAAAAGGAAAACGAACAAATGAAGACAGTATTAAGAAGTAGTGAGTTCAGGGATTTAACATTCATCAGAGAGTTTCCTGATAACTTCGCTGCTGCCGGCGGATTGAGGGATACTATATATCAGACTAACCTGGAAGGCTATACGGGAGATACCCGGGAAATCCTGTTGAGCGGCGTTTGTATTGAGCATCGTAATATTCATCATGACAGGGCTTTAGCGCTGGAGGTATCTCATGATTTTCCTTTCTTCAAAATGCATTTTGAATTAAAAGGATTTTCTGACTATGCGAGTAAAAACAAAGGGAGCAGGGATGTGGCCATCTATGAAGGTTGTCATCAGCTGTTTTATTTCCCGGAAGTAAAAGGAAAACTGGCATATGAAGCCAGGCAGCGGTATACACTGGAAATCAAACTCACGCGGCCTTTCCTGGAGAAGATGATGGGGCCGGAACTGGGTCCCTTGGGCATATTCGCCAAAGGGCTGCAGGACAACCAGCCGGTATTAACAGGAGGC is part of the Chitinophaga flava genome and encodes:
- a CDS encoding TonB-dependent receptor, translated to MKIRLNLLLCSCLLLLTHLFSDAYGQIRPKGSISGIVKSSDNKPAENIIVILKGTHRGTVTDPEGHYAFDNLAAGDYMLEVSFAGLKPQQVQVTLRTGEDVIMAPVVLEENTKKLQEVVVVGAVAKFAKKQSDDVARMPLKNLENPQVYTVVPKELLQEQMAVDFRSALATAPGISNVTLGVGSGGVGLGMRMRGFSGSNAAGAIRNGMSTNWVSMSDPVNLESIEVIKGPSATLFGSTLVTYGGLVNRVTKKPFDYFGGNISYTTGSWGLSRATIDINTPLNAEKGMLLRVNAAVDVQRTFQDYGRNNTQVIAPAFTYKINDRLTLDVDFEYFRTKRNSTYIGLGNPGPLKAKSLDDLNFDFNYSYTNNELQSEAKTFNAFAKATYRLSDQWVSQTLFSYANTDNNTNYLFLLINTDSTMQRRLMYIPSIFGVNHVQQNFTGDFHIGNMRNRLLVGLDYSQFTITDNRWLINFYDTVKINRAPAFINMEKYHQRIANMPAPSTVAKKNQKTYSVYASDVLNITSRLIAMASVRVDRFESEYDDYQQTAVSPKFGLIYQIVKDKVSLFGNYMNGFSNVPPGTTAEKPQEKTSFKPEHANQLEGGIKVELLNGKLSGTASYYNIKVKDKLRQDPNNPTYSIQDGTQESKGFEADLIANPLKGLHIIFGYGYNESRFTNATANINGKRPASTPASVANLWISYTVPSGPMKGLGAGFGGNTQSDCFLNDTNTFTANGFTKLDATLYYDQPKYRLGLKLNNITNQKYWTTDFWANQQPTRHLLANAVFKF
- a CDS encoding helix-turn-helix transcriptional regulator, which produces MKTVLRSSEFRDLTFIREFPDNFAAAGGLRDTIYQTNLEGYTGDTREILLSGVCIEHRNIHHDRALALEVSHDFPFFKMHFELKGFSDYASKNKGSRDVAIYEGCHQLFYFPEVKGKLAYEARQRYTLEIKLTRPFLEKMMGPELGPLGIFAKGLQDNQPVLTGGRSLPILPAMRSVIHEILNCPYTAMLRKVYLEAKVTELLLMQLVQLEAYKEDVPGSVLRKGDAERILYVKELIEDNIQEPCSLIELAGRAGLNDFKLKKGFKEMFGNTVFGYMNQVRMEKAKLLLLEGKHSIADISFTVGYKNPQHFTAAFKKHFGYLPSELKS